From the Oryza glaberrima chromosome 5, OglaRS2, whole genome shotgun sequence genome, one window contains:
- the LOC127772696 gene encoding B-box zinc finger protein 22-like: MSPPPPPYYHHLLLRSSPTTTGGGARVLAAAELARMKLLCSACEAAEASVLCCADEAALCARCDRDIHAANRLAGKHLRLPLLSPASSSSSAAAALAPPPPSPPKCDICQESHAYFFCLEDRALLCRSCDVAVHTANAFVSAHRRFLLTGVQVGQEQDEHSPDPPEPSPPPPPPPPAAKSDHPAPLYGEGGGGFSWDAADSPAAGGLPDWSAVDDQFGSPPPPRHTDTATVTTPPPPPPTKRSPRAPAFGGQGGMMDWPLGEFFGGFTDFTGGFGFGFGDSGTSKADSGKLGGSTDGSPYYRSSSEDDRNADELFGQVPEIQWSVPELPSPPTASGLHWQRHPAAAHGGGDGGPDTTAFVPDICSPDSCFPATTSKRRRQ; encoded by the exons atgtcgcctcctcctccaccatattaccaccacctcctcctccgctcctcgccCACCACCACTGGAGGAGGAGCTCGGGTTCTTGCCGCGGCGGAGCTCGCACGCATGAAGCTGCTGTGCAGCGcgtgcgaggcggcggaggccagCGTCCTCTGCTGCGCCGACGAGGCCGCCCTGTGCGCGCGCTGCGACCGCGACATCCACGCCGCCAACCGCCTCGCCGGGAAgcacctccgcctccctctcctctcccccgcctcctcctcctcctccgccgccgccgccctcgcgccgccgccgccgtcgccgcccaagTGCGACATATGCCAG GAGAGCCACGCGTACTTCTTCTGCCTCGAGGACCGCGCGCTGCTGTGCCGGAGCTGCGACGTGGCGGTGCACACGGCCAACGCCTTCGTCTCCGCgcaccgccgcttcctcctcacCGGCGTGCAGGTCGGGCAGGAGCAGGACGAGCACTCCCCTGACCCGCCTGAgccgtctcctccgccgccgccgccgccgcctgcagccaAGAGCGACCACCCGGCGCCGCTCTAcggcgagggcggaggaggGTTCAGCTGGGACGCCGCCGACTCGCCGGCCGCGGGCGGCCTCCCCGACTGGTCGGCCGTCGACGACCAGTtcggctccccgccgccgccgcgccacacGGACACCGCGACCGtgacgaccccgccgccgccgccgccgaccaagAGGAGCCCACGCGCGCCGGCGTTCGGCGGCCAGGGCGGCATGATGGATTGGCCCCTCGGCGAGTTCTTCGGCGGCTTCACCGACTTCACCggcggcttcggcttcggcttcggcgaCAGTGGCACCTCCAAG GCTGACAGCGGGAAGCTGGGAGGGAGCACGGACGGCTCGCCGTACTACCGGTCGTCATCGGAAGATGACCGGAACGCCGACGAGCTCTTCGGGCAGGTACCAGAGATCCAGTGGTCGGTGCCGgagctcccctcgccgccgacggcctccGGCCTCCACTGGCAACGCCATCCAGCCGCcgctcacggcggcggcgacggcggacccGACACCACCGCCTTCGTCCCCGACATCTGCTCCCCCGACAGCTGCTTCCCGGCCACCACCTCCAAACGCCGGAGGCAAtaa